The sequence GTCGTCACGGCGGTGACGAGGATCGCCATCCGCCAGCCGAACTCACCCGTGGCGAGCGCCAGCGGCGTCGTCGCGAGGATGCCCCCGACGCCCGCCGCGGCGACGGTGTAGCCCGTCATCGTCGCGTACTCGTCCGGCTGGAACCAGTTGGCACAGAAGCGAAGCGTGGCGATGTAGAGCACGCTCCCGCCGAGGCCGATGCTGGCGCGGGCGACGAAGGCCGCGCCGAGCGTCCCGCTGAACGCGAACCAGCCCACGCCGGCGGACATCAGGGCGAGGCCGACCGCGCCCACGCGTCGCGGCCCGTAGCGGTCGACGATTAGCCCGGCCGGAAGCTGGAGTGCGGCGTAGACGTAGAAAAACGACGCGTGGAGCAAGCCCAGTTCGGCGGCCGTGGCGTCGAACGCGCGGGCGAGCGGATCGGCGAGAACCGCCGTCGCCGTCCGGTGGAAGTTGACGAACAGGAAGCCGGCCGCCAGTAACGCCCACAGGCCAAGCCGCCGCTGGCGTACGGAGAGTGTCGGCACGACGCCTACTCCTCACCCGGCGGTGAAATAGCGTCTGGTTTCGGCCATCCGCGAGGCTCTTGGGGTGATCGAACAAAAAATCGCTGCGTCGCCGCGACGTTAGTGGAACGTCCGGCTGGTTTCCTGCGGCCCTTCGATCTCCTCGTTCGTGAACCGCTGTTCGATCTCGCGGTAGCGCTCCTGGGTCTCTTCGGTGACGCTCGGCGTCACTTCCTGGAGCGCCCGCTCGAAGTGGTCCATCGTGATGCGGACGTTGCCGAGCGACTCGCCGATTTCCTCGGGCGAGACGCTGTTGATGAACTCCCGGCTGGCGGCCATCGAGGCCTCGCGGCAGAGCGCCTCGATGTCGGCGCCGACGTAGTTCTCGGTCCGGCGGGCGAGACTGTCGAGGTCGACGTCGTCGGCGAGCGGCTTGTCGCGGGTGTGGACCTCGAGGATCGCCCGGCGGGCCTCCTCGTCGGGGACGGGCACGTGGATGTGGCGGTCCAGACGACCCGGGCGCAGGAGCGCCGAGTCGATGAGGTCGGGCCGGTTCGAGGTGGCGATGACGACCACGTCCTCTAAGGTTTCCAGGCCGTCGAGCTCCGTCAACAGCTGGGAGACGACGCGCTCGGAGACGCCCGAGTCACCGCTGTTGCGGCCGCGCTCGGTCGCGATGGCGTCGATCTCGTCGAAGAAGATGACGGTCGGGGCGTTCTCGCGAGCCTTGCTGAAGATCTCGCGCACGCCCTTCTCGCTCTCCCCGACGTACTTGTCGAGCAGTTCCGGCCCCTTCACGGAGATGAAGTTGGATTCGGCCTCGTTGGCGACGGCCTTCGCGAGCAGGGTCTTTCCCGTGCCCGGCGGGCCGTACATGAGCACGCCCTTCGCGGACTCCATGTCCATGGCTTCGAACACTTCGGGGTAGTCCAGCGGCCACTGGATGGTCTCGCGGAGGCGCTCTTTGGTGTCTTCGAGGCCACCGACGTCGTTCCAGGTGATGTCGGGCACTTCCACGAACACCTCGCGGAGCGCCGAGGGCTCGATGCCTTTCAGCGCCTCCTGGAAGTCGTCCTTGTCCACCTCGAGCGATTCGAGGATTTCCGCGTCGATTTCGTCCTCCTCGAGGTCGATTTCGGGGCGGATGCGCCGGAGCGCGTTCATCGCGGCCTCCTTCGCGAGGCTTTCGATGTCGGCACCGACGTAGCCGTGGGTGGACTCCGCGAACGAGTCGACATCGACGTCGTCCGCGAGCGGCATGTTGCGGGTGTGGACCTGCAGGATCTCGCGGCGGCCGTCGCGGTCCGGGACGCCGATTTCGATTTCGCGGTCGAACCGGCCGCCACGACGGAGCGCGGGGTCGATGGCGTCGACGCGGTTGGTCGCGCCGATGACCACGACTTCGCCACGCTCTTCGAGGCCGTCCATCAGGCTGAGCAGTTGGGCGACCACGCGGCGTTCGACGTCGCCGCCGGCTTCACCGCGCTTGGGCGCGATGGAGTCGATTTCGTCGATGAAGACGATAGCGGGTGCGTTCTCCTCGGCCTCCTCGAACACCTCGCGGAGCTGCTCCTCGCTCTCGCCGTAGTATTTCGACATGATCTCCGGCCCACTGATGTTGTGGAAGGAGGCGTCGATCTCGTTGGCGACGGCTTTGGCGATAAGCGTCTTCCCCGTGCCCGGCGGGCCGTGCAGGAGCACGCCCTTCGGCGGGTCGATGCCGAGCCGCCGGAACAGTTCGGGGTGGCGCATCGGCAGTTCGATCATCTCGCGAACCTGTTCGAGTTCGCGGTCGAGGCCGCCGATGTCCTCGTAGGTCACGTCGGGACCTTCGGTCCCCGCCTCGCCGCCGGCGGATTCGCGGATCTGCTCCGCGGGCTTCTCGCTGATCTCGATTTCGGTCGAATCGGTGACGACGACCGTGCCCGAGGGCTCGGTGTCGGCGACCTTCAGCGGGAGCGCCTTGCTCTGGCGACCGCCCATGAAGCCGAAGCCGAAGGGGACCCGGAGGGTCTGACCCTTGGTCAGGGGCTTGTCGGTGAGCTTATCGCGGAGGTAGTGGCCGACGTCGCCGCGAATACCGATCTGCTGGGGGAGCGCGAGCGTGACGCTCGCGGCCTGTTTCACGTCCGCTTTCTCGACCTCGACGCGGTCGTCGATGCCAACGTTGGCCTGCTGGCGAAGCTGGCCGTCGATGCGGATGACGTTGGAGCCCTGGTCCTCGGGGAGGCCGGGCCAGACGCGGGCGATGGCGGTGCCGTCCGAGCCCTCGATGCGGATGTAATCACCGACTTCGAGACCCATCTCGGCGGCGGCCGCGCGGTCGATGGCGGCCAGGCCGCGACCGGCGTCTTTCTGCTGAAGGGGTTTGACGACGAGTTTCATCGGTCACCCTCCACGACGAGGATGCCGTGGTTCGTGTCGACGCTCTCGGCCGAGCCAGGGAGGTCGAACTCCGCCTCGGTCTCCCCGTTGACGACGACGATCGCCGTCTCGTCGACGATGTCGATGTCCAGGCGGTCGTCGTCGACACCGATGTCGGCCGCGATCAGCCACTGATCTTCGTAGTCGTACCGACGAACGAACTGCCCGTCCTTACCGGTGTATTGCTGTCTAACCATGATACTTCTTAACCACACGTTAGGTACCTATCTATATAAATCTTTCTCCGATTAATCGACCGACGGTGGTGGGATAGATATCTCAAATGGACTCGCGGTTCAAGGAACCCTGTGTGGCGGTCAGCGGTCTCGCTGCTCGGCGTCGGGAGTGTGATCTGCACGTCAACGACGCCCGGTGGTCGGGTTTATGCCCTTCCCGGCGCTACCATCCGGTATGGAGACGGTCACACACCACGGCCGGGAGACGGCGTTCCGACGACATCAGGGCGGGGACGCCGCTCCGATCCTGTTCGTCCACGGGAGCGGCGGTTCGCACGCAGTCTGGAAGTCACAGG comes from Haloplanus sp. XH21 and encodes:
- a CDS encoding CDC48 family AAA ATPase, producing MKLVVKPLQQKDAGRGLAAIDRAAAAEMGLEVGDYIRIEGSDGTAIARVWPGLPEDQGSNVIRIDGQLRQQANVGIDDRVEVEKADVKQAASVTLALPQQIGIRGDVGHYLRDKLTDKPLTKGQTLRVPFGFGFMGGRQSKALPLKVADTEPSGTVVVTDSTEIEISEKPAEQIRESAGGEAGTEGPDVTYEDIGGLDRELEQVREMIELPMRHPELFRRLGIDPPKGVLLHGPPGTGKTLIAKAVANEIDASFHNISGPEIMSKYYGESEEQLREVFEEAEENAPAIVFIDEIDSIAPKRGEAGGDVERRVVAQLLSLMDGLEERGEVVVIGATNRVDAIDPALRRGGRFDREIEIGVPDRDGRREILQVHTRNMPLADDVDVDSFAESTHGYVGADIESLAKEAAMNALRRIRPEIDLEEDEIDAEILESLEVDKDDFQEALKGIEPSALREVFVEVPDITWNDVGGLEDTKERLRETIQWPLDYPEVFEAMDMESAKGVLMYGPPGTGKTLLAKAVANEAESNFISVKGPELLDKYVGESEKGVREIFSKARENAPTVIFFDEIDAIATERGRNSGDSGVSERVVSQLLTELDGLETLEDVVVIATSNRPDLIDSALLRPGRLDRHIHVPVPDEEARRAILEVHTRDKPLADDVDLDSLARRTENYVGADIEALCREASMAASREFINSVSPEEIGESLGNVRITMDHFERALQEVTPSVTEETQERYREIEQRFTNEEIEGPQETSRTFH
- a CDS encoding DUF7127 family protein; translated protein: MVRQQYTGKDGQFVRRYDYEDQWLIAADIGVDDDRLDIDIVDETAIVVVNGETEAEFDLPGSAESVDTNHGILVVEGDR